One genomic window of Solanum dulcamara chromosome 12, daSolDulc1.2, whole genome shotgun sequence includes the following:
- the LOC129877570 gene encoding putative calcium-transporting ATPase 11, plasma membrane-type: protein MEAELEKLALIVSSYDLETLKKLGGVEGVASRLRVSLNIGVKTSDVPARQHIYGSNKYTEKPFKSFWTFLWEALQDITLIILMVCAAVSNSVGFATEGWPKGTYDGLGILLSVFLVVVVTAISDYRQSLQFRDLDKEKKKILIQVTRDGSRQKVPIYDLVVGDVVHLSIGDLVPADGIFISGYSLLIDQSSMSGESAPISIYEGRPFLLSGTKVQDGSAKMLITTVGMKTEWGKLMERLADGVEDETPLQVKLSGVATIIGKIGLAFALLTFMVLTVRFLVEKVLHHELTKWSSGDAMTLLNYFVTAVTIIVVAVPEGLPLAVTLSLAFAMKKLMDNKALVRHLSACETMGSATCICTDKTGTLTTNRMVVNKIWICEKTKKVETDAGGDAIPLNIPEKELALLLQAIFHNTGAEVVKDKGGKKSILGTPTESAILEYGLLLGGDIDKQRRDCKLLKVEPFNSEKKKMSVLIALPDGNSRSFCKGAAEIIFKMCDRFIDLNGEIVHLTENRTRNIMDVINEFTSEALRTLCLAYKDIEDGYEKDSIPDSGYTLVAVVGIKDPVRPGVKNAVKTCLAAGITVRMVTGDNIKTAKAIAKECGILTADGLAIEGPEFRNRTSDEMRNIIPRIQVIARSSPMDKLVLVNNLRGMFNEIVAVTGDGTNDAPALNEADIGFAMGIAGTEVAKESADIIVLDDNFSTIVNVAKWGRSVYINIQKFVQFQLTVCVVALMINFISACISGSAPFTAVQLLWVNLIMDTLGAIALATEPPHEELMNRPPVGREVSLISKTMWRNIIGQSIFQLAILLVFNFTGKHILSLEDSDATIVLNTFIFNTFVFCQVFNEINSRDMEKINVFRGIFGSWIFLGVITATVVFQVIIVEFLGTFASTTPLSWELWLLSVLIGAASLLVAVILKLIPIEYKNTKHHDGYNLLPNGPELA from the exons AGTTTTTGGACTTTCCTGTGGGAGGCTTTGCAGGATATAACTCTCATCATCCTCATGGTTTGTGCTGCTGTCTCCAATAGTGTGGGATTTGCCACTGAAGGTTGGCCAAAAGGAACGTATGATGGGCTAGGCATTTTATTGAGCGTATTCTTGGTAGTCGTTGTTACTGCAATTAGTGACTACAGGCAGTCGTTGCAGTTTAGGGATTTGGATaaggagaagaaaaagataCTTATCCAGGTCACAAGAGATGGATCCAGGCAAAAGGTTCCGATTTATGACTTGGTGGTTGGTGATGTAGTTCACTTATCTATCGGTGATCTGGTTCCTGCAGATGGAATATTCATATCCGGATACAGCTTGCTAATTGATCAATCAAGCATGTCTGGCGAGAGTGCGCCAATAAGCATATACGAAGGAAGACCTTTTCTTCTATCTGGAACCAAAGTGCAAGATGGTTCAGCTAAGATGTTAATCACAACTGTTGGAATGAAAACTGAATGGGGTAAGCTGATGGAGAGATTAGCAGATGGTGTAGAAGACGAGACGCCTCTGCAAGTTAAGTTGAGTGGTGTAGCTACCATTATTGGAAAGATCGGATTGGCATTTGCTCTTCTGACATTTATGGTTTTGACTGTAAGATTTCTGGTAGAGAAAGTACTTCACCATGAGCTCACGAAATGGTCTTCTGGCGATGCAATGACTCTTCTAAATTACTTTGTGACAGCAGTAACTATAATTGTTGTTGCGGTACCAGAAGGACTGCCTCTGGCAGTGACTTTGAGTCTTGCATTTGCAATGAAAAAGCTAATGGATAACAAGGCATTGGTGAGACATCTGTCCGCATGTGAGACGATGGGATCCGCTACTTGCATCTGCACTGATAAGACAGGAACACTTACAACAAACCGAATGGTAGTTAATAAGATATGGATTTGTGAAAAAACGAAAAAGGTAGAAACTGATGCAGGTGGGGATGCAATACCTTTAAATATACCAGAAAAAGAATTGGCATTGCTTCTTCAGGCAATATTTCACAATACAGGGGCAGAGGTTGTTAAGGATAAGGGCGGAAAAAAATCTATTCTTGGTACACCAACAGAATCAGCAATATTAGAATATGGATTGCTTCTTGGTGGTGATATTGATAAGCAAAGAAGGGACTGCAAACTGCTGAAGGTTGAGCCTTTCAattcagaaaagaaaaaaatgtctGTGCTTATTGCTCTACCAGATGGAAACAGCCGATCTTTCTGCAAGGGTGCAGCCGAGATAATCTTTAAGATGTGTGACAGGTTTATCGATCTTAATGGTGAAATTGTTCATTTGACAGAAAATCGGACGAGAAATATAATGGATGTCATTAATGAATTCACCAGCGAAGCCTTACGTACTCTTTGCTTGGCTTACAAAGACATTGAGGATGGTTATGAAAAAGATAGTATTCCTGATAGTGGCTACACATTGGTTGCTGTGGTCGGGATTAAAGATCCAGTTCGCCCTGGGGTTAAAAATGCAGTAAAAACTTGTTTAGCTGCTGGAATTACTGTGCGAATGGTCACTGGTGACAATATTAAGACAGCCAAAGCCATTGCTAAAGAATGCGGGATACTAACTGCTGATGGTTTGGCCATTGAAGGCCCAGAATTTCGCAACAGAACTTCTGATGAAATGAGGAATATAATTCCTAGAATTCAG GTGATCGCTCGATCATCACCAATGGACAAGCTTGTGTTGGTAAATAATCTAAGAGGTATGTTTAACGAGATTGTTGCAGTTACTGGTGATGGCACAAATGATGCTCCTGCTCTCAACGAGGCAGATATTGGATTTGCTATGGGTATTGCAGGCACAGAG GTTGCTAAAGAAAGTGCTGACATTATAGTGCTCGATGACAACTTTAGCACAATCGTTAATGTGGCTAAATGGGGTCGTTctgtatatataaatattcaaaagttTGTGCAGTTCCAGCTGACAGTCTGTGTTGTGGCTCTGATGATCAATTTTATCTCCGCATGCATTTCAG GATCCGCTCCTTTTACTGCGGTTCAGCTGCTGTGGGTCAACCTTATTATGGACACTTTAGGCGCAATTGCCTTGGCCACTGAACCACCTCATGAAGAACTAATGAACAGACCTCCTGTTGGTAGGGAAGTGAGTTTGATTTCCAAGACGATGTGGAGAAATATAATTGGACAAAGTATATTCCAACTTGCTATACTTTTAGTTTTCAACTTCACTGGAAAGCATATTCTGAGCCTTGAAGATTCAGACGCTACCATAGTTCTCAATACTTTCATTTTCAACACATTTGTGTTCTGTCAG GTCTTCAATGAAATAAACAGTCGTGACATGGAGAAGATAAATGTTTTCCGTGGCATTTTTGGAAGCTGGATATTCCTAGGTGTCATAACTGCCACTGTTGTCTTCCAAGTTATAATCGTTGAGTTCTTAGGCACATTTGCAAGCACTACACCACTCAGCTGGGAACTATGGTTGCTCAGTGTCTTAATTGGTGCTGCAAGCCTGCTTGTTGCAGTAATATTGAAGTTGATACCTATTGAATATAAGAATACCAAACATCATGATGGTTATAATCTACTACCAAATGGTCCAGAACTTGCCTAA